One stretch of Malus domestica chromosome 14, GDT2T_hap1 DNA includes these proteins:
- the LOC103447852 gene encoding vacuolar protein sorting-associated protein 29, translated as MVLVLALGDLHIPHRAPDLPAKFKSMLVPGKIQHIICTGNLCIKEVHDYLKTLCPDLHITRGEYDEETKYPETKTLTIGQFKLGLCHGHQVIPWGDLDSLAMLQRQLDVDILVTGHTHQFTAYKHEGGVVINPGSASGAYSSITYDVNPSFVLMDIDGLRVVVYVYELIDGEVKVDKIDFKKTTAATHSAH; from the exons ATGGTGTTGGTGTTGGCCTTGGGGGATTTGCACATACCCCACAGGGCACCTGATCTGCCTGCAAAGTTCAAGTCCATGCTTGTTCCTGGCAAGATCCAGCACATCATTTGCACTGGAAATCTTTGTATCAAA GAAGTTCATGACTACTTGAAGACACTTTGTCCTGACTTGCATATTACTCGAGGTGAGTATGATGAAGAGACAAAATACCCAGAGACCAAAACACTAACCATTGGTCAGTTCAAGCTAGGGCTGTGTCATGGCCACCAG GTTATTCCATGGGGAGACCTAGACTCACTAGCCATGCTTCAGAGGCAGTTGGATGTAGACATCCTTGTGACAGGCCACACCCATCAGTTCACAGCGTACAAACATGAAGGAGGCGTCGTTATAAACCCAGGGTCTGCCAGCGGCGCTTATAGTAGCATCACCTATGATGTCAACCCGAGCTTTGTCCTCATGGACATTGATGGTCTTCGTGTGGTTGTTTATGTCTACGAACTCATCGATGGAGAGGTTAAGGTTGACAAGATTGATTTCAAGAAGACAACCGCCGCTACCCACTCCGCTCATTGA